From one Polynucleobacter sp. UK-FUSCHL-C3 genomic stretch:
- the rpsA gene encoding 30S ribosomal protein S1 has translation MSESFAALFEESLTRSNMKTGQVISAEVVRIDHNFVVVNAGLKSEAFIPVEEFQNDQGELEVNPGDFVSVAIDALENGYGDTILSRDKAKRLASWMNLEKALEGAEIVTGTVTGKVKGGLTVMVNGIRAFLPGSLVDTRPIKDTSPYEGKTMEFKVIKLDRKRNNVVLSRRAVVEASQGEERAKMMSNLQEGSVVQGTIKNITDYGAFVDLGGIDGLLHITDLAWRRVRHPSEMLTVGQEVTAKILKFDQEKNRVSLGIKQLGDDPWVGIARRYPPNTRLFGKVTNLTDYGAFVEIESGIEGLVHVSEMDWTNKNVAPSKAVSLGTEVEVMVLDIDEDKRRISLGIKQCKANPWEEFSRSHQKGDKIKGAIKSITDFGVFIGLPGGIDGLVHLSDLSWNEPGEEAVKAFKKGDELEAVVLAIDVEKERISLGIKQMSGDPFNNYTSTSDKGSLVSGTVKSVDAKGAVIHLADEVEGYLRASEISTDRVEDARNALKEGDTVSAMIINIDRKSRAINLSIKAKDSADQQDTMNKLQSDAGSGTTNLGALLKAKMDNQS, from the coding sequence ATGTCTGAATCGTTTGCAGCATTATTTGAAGAATCCCTAACCCGATCCAATATGAAAACCGGCCAGGTTATCTCGGCCGAAGTCGTTCGTATTGATCATAATTTTGTCGTTGTGAATGCGGGACTAAAGTCCGAAGCATTTATTCCTGTTGAAGAATTCCAAAATGACCAGGGCGAGCTCGAAGTAAATCCTGGTGATTTCGTTTCTGTCGCAATCGATGCGCTAGAAAATGGTTACGGCGATACCATCCTTTCTCGTGATAAAGCCAAGCGTTTGGCCTCATGGATGAACCTTGAGAAAGCGCTTGAAGGCGCAGAGATCGTGACCGGTACTGTTACTGGCAAAGTGAAGGGCGGCCTGACCGTTATGGTTAACGGTATCCGTGCGTTCCTCCCAGGATCTTTGGTCGATACTCGCCCCATTAAGGACACCAGTCCTTATGAAGGTAAGACCATGGAGTTCAAGGTCATTAAATTAGATCGTAAGCGTAATAACGTTGTCCTCTCTCGTCGTGCTGTTGTAGAAGCTAGCCAAGGCGAAGAGCGCGCCAAGATGATGTCTAACCTCCAAGAGGGTAGCGTTGTTCAAGGCACCATCAAAAATATTACCGATTACGGCGCATTCGTAGACCTTGGTGGTATCGATGGACTCTTGCACATTACCGATTTGGCATGGCGTCGCGTGCGTCACCCCAGTGAGATGTTGACCGTTGGCCAAGAAGTGACCGCCAAGATTTTGAAGTTTGATCAAGAGAAGAATCGTGTTTCCTTGGGTATTAAGCAATTAGGCGATGACCCATGGGTTGGTATTGCACGCCGTTACCCACCCAACACACGTCTCTTTGGTAAGGTAACCAACCTCACTGATTACGGCGCATTCGTTGAAATCGAAAGCGGCATTGAAGGTTTGGTGCACGTTTCTGAAATGGATTGGACCAATAAGAACGTTGCTCCAAGTAAAGCTGTTTCTTTGGGGACCGAAGTTGAGGTGATGGTCTTGGATATTGATGAAGACAAGCGTCGTATTAGCTTGGGTATCAAGCAATGCAAAGCCAATCCTTGGGAAGAGTTCTCACGCAGCCATCAAAAGGGCGACAAAATTAAGGGCGCCATTAAATCGATTACTGATTTTGGTGTTTTCATTGGTTTGCCTGGCGGTATTGATGGCCTGGTTCATTTATCTGACCTGTCTTGGAACGAGCCAGGCGAAGAGGCTGTTAAAGCGTTTAAGAAGGGCGATGAGCTCGAGGCAGTGGTCTTGGCTATTGATGTTGAGAAAGAGCGCATTTCTCTTGGCATTAAACAGATGTCAGGCGACCCCTTCAATAATTACACATCAACTAGCGACAAGGGTAGCCTAGTCTCTGGTACTGTGAAGAGTGTGGATGCAAAGGGTGCAGTGATTCATTTGGCGGATGAGGTAGAAGGTTATCTCCGCGCTTCTGAGATCTCAACGGATCGTGTGGAAGATGCGCGTAATGCCCTTAAAGAGGGTGATACTGTGTCTGCCATGATTATCAATATTGATCGCAAGTCACGCGCTATTAATTTGTCGATTAAGGCAAAAGATAGCGCTGATCAACAAGATACGATGAATAAGTTACAGAGTGATGCTGGCTCTGGTACAACGAATTTAGGTGCCTTGTTAAAAGCGAAAATGGATAACCAAAGCTAA
- the lapB gene encoding lipopolysaccharide assembly protein LapB, which produces MIQIETGWLLLIPIFFGLGWIASRWDLRLEARQDERERLKQQRSTFKGLNLLLNEQPDQAIETLVKVAQLDPETVDLHFSLGNLFRRRGETERAIRVHQHLANRDDIKPRDRDHAAYELGRDFLRAGLLDRAEASLNQVGQGKYAIPAKESLLEMYQVEKDWKKAIIAATELQGLQDKSHQLEIAQFYCEIAQEALRRKDMAEAETSINHALQAIPNQARALILQGDYFLAMERPLQAIEVWGVVAKESPAFMHLVADRWMAAHSAVSQADTGLDQLLALLKTQAIGELLDIAHRHVMQIRGAQAAEKMLVEVMQHSPTLSALSKLAETRLVLAEVSGPESRVADLKSTLGLLKQRTTALARYTCGNCGFRARRFYWQCPGCNHWEAYSPRRSEGAVPSGPSM; this is translated from the coding sequence ATGATTCAAATAGAAACCGGTTGGTTACTCCTAATACCTATCTTTTTTGGTTTGGGTTGGATTGCTTCGCGCTGGGATTTGCGTTTAGAGGCGCGTCAAGATGAGCGCGAGCGCTTAAAGCAACAGCGTTCCACCTTTAAAGGTTTAAACCTTTTGCTCAATGAGCAGCCGGATCAGGCCATTGAAACTTTGGTCAAGGTCGCACAACTTGATCCAGAGACAGTCGATTTGCACTTCTCGCTAGGCAATTTGTTTCGCCGCCGTGGCGAGACCGAACGTGCAATTCGGGTACATCAACATTTAGCAAATCGTGATGATATTAAGCCGCGTGATCGGGATCATGCGGCCTATGAGTTAGGCCGAGACTTCTTACGTGCAGGTCTATTGGATCGCGCAGAGGCGTCTTTAAATCAGGTGGGGCAGGGTAAATATGCCATTCCAGCAAAAGAGAGTTTGTTGGAGATGTATCAGGTTGAGAAGGATTGGAAAAAAGCAATCATTGCGGCTACAGAACTCCAAGGTTTGCAAGACAAAAGCCATCAACTAGAGATTGCCCAGTTTTACTGCGAGATCGCACAGGAAGCCTTAAGACGTAAAGACATGGCAGAGGCTGAAACAAGTATTAACCATGCCTTACAAGCGATCCCGAATCAAGCCCGCGCTCTTATTTTGCAAGGCGATTACTTTCTGGCAATGGAGCGTCCATTACAGGCTATCGAGGTTTGGGGGGTTGTTGCCAAAGAGAGTCCTGCTTTTATGCATTTAGTGGCTGATCGCTGGATGGCTGCACATTCTGCAGTGAGTCAGGCCGATACAGGCTTAGACCAATTGTTGGCTCTATTAAAGACCCAAGCTATTGGAGAGTTGTTAGATATTGCGCATAGGCATGTTATGCAAATACGTGGCGCACAAGCCGCTGAGAAAATGCTAGTAGAGGTGATGCAACATTCACCTACCTTGAGCGCACTCTCAAAATTAGCAGAGACGCGCTTAGTACTTGCCGAGGTCTCTGGGCCCGAAAGCCGAGTCGCTGATTTGAAATCCACCTTGGGTTTACTCAAACAGCGCACGACAGCCCTAGCGCGTTATACCTGCGGCAATTGTGGCTTTAGAGCTCGACGTTTTTATTGGCAGTGCCCAGGCTGCAATCATTGGGAAGCGTATTCTCCAAGGCGGAGTGAAGGCGCTGTACCAAGTGGCCCGTCTATGTAA
- a CDS encoding UDP-glucose/GDP-mannose dehydrogenase family protein, which yields MRVTIVGSGYVGLVTGACLAELGNTIFCLDIDQKKIDILNSGGVPIYEPGLQEMIARNRAAGRIQFSTDVAAAVAHGDIQFIAVGTPPDEDGSADLQYVIAAARNIGKHMTSPKVIVDKSTVPVGTAEKVTTAIQEELKIRNLDPALCSVVSNPEFLKEGAAVEDFMRPDRIVIGTNADPAGLRAKEMMRKLYAPFNRHHERTYYMDVKSAELTKYAANAMLATRISFMNELANLADEVGADIEAVRQGIGSDSRIGYGFLYAGTGYGGSCFPKDVSALSQTAHQYGRDLKILEAVESVNQAQKTILIEKIVKRFGENLKGHQFALWGLAFKPNTDDMREAPSRLIISELVKRGANILAHDPVAMPEAQRCLELDFKSHPKFLDQVKMVKAPEDALDQASALIIVTEWKAFRSPDFEILKQKMKTPIIFDGRNLYEPQTMKELGFEYQGIGRHN from the coding sequence TTGAGGGTAACGATTGTTGGAAGCGGATACGTGGGGCTTGTTACTGGAGCTTGCTTAGCAGAGCTTGGTAATACGATTTTTTGTTTAGATATTGATCAAAAAAAGATTGATATCTTGAACTCTGGCGGCGTCCCCATTTATGAGCCTGGTCTGCAAGAGATGATCGCCCGTAATCGTGCTGCGGGACGTATTCAGTTTTCTACCGATGTAGCGGCCGCAGTAGCGCATGGCGATATCCAATTTATTGCGGTAGGCACACCCCCCGATGAAGATGGTTCTGCTGATTTGCAATATGTGATCGCTGCCGCTCGTAATATTGGTAAGCACATGACTAGCCCAAAGGTTATTGTGGATAAATCTACTGTGCCGGTTGGTACTGCAGAAAAGGTAACCACTGCTATACAAGAAGAGCTTAAGATACGAAATCTTGATCCTGCTTTGTGTTCAGTGGTTTCAAATCCTGAGTTTTTAAAAGAGGGGGCTGCAGTCGAAGACTTTATGCGCCCTGATCGTATCGTGATTGGCACCAATGCAGATCCAGCGGGATTACGGGCCAAGGAAATGATGCGCAAGCTCTATGCGCCCTTCAATCGTCATCATGAGCGTACTTATTACATGGATGTAAAAAGTGCAGAGTTAACAAAGTATGCAGCCAATGCCATGCTAGCTACCCGAATCTCATTTATGAATGAGTTAGCCAATTTGGCAGATGAAGTTGGCGCTGATATTGAGGCAGTTCGCCAAGGGATTGGTTCAGACTCTCGCATTGGTTATGGTTTTTTATATGCAGGCACAGGATATGGCGGCTCTTGTTTTCCGAAGGATGTTTCGGCACTTTCTCAAACTGCACACCAATATGGACGTGATCTAAAGATTCTGGAAGCTGTTGAGTCTGTGAATCAAGCTCAAAAAACGATCCTGATTGAGAAGATCGTTAAGCGATTCGGGGAGAACCTAAAGGGCCACCAATTTGCTCTTTGGGGTTTGGCATTTAAACCGAATACCGATGATATGCGTGAGGCACCCAGTCGCCTAATTATTTCCGAATTGGTCAAGCGAGGCGCTAATATTTTGGCGCACGATCCTGTAGCCATGCCAGAGGCGCAGCGCTGTCTGGAGCTTGACTTTAAGTCGCACCCTAAGTTTTTGGATCAAGTAAAGATGGTAAAGGCTCCAGAAGATGCTCTGGACCAAGCTAGCGCTCTGATTATTGTGACCGAGTGGAAAGCGTTTAGAAGCCCTGATTTTGAGATACTAAAACAGAAGATGAAAACCCCTATCATTTTTGATGGACGTAATTTATATGAGCCCCAAACTATGAAAGAGCTCGGTTTTGAGTATCAAGGTATTGGTCGGCATAATTAG
- the rfaE1 gene encoding D-glycero-beta-D-manno-heptose-7-phosphate kinase: MEKADRNQFSKARLLVVGDVMLDRYWFGDTGRISPEAPVPVVQVAKIDERLGGAANVARNASALGAKTTILGVIGQDEAGKRVEQLLQESGVQSQLQADSMVPTTVKLRVIARQQQLIRLDFEETPSQNSLDEKLKRFESLLPQVDVVILSDYGKGALEQVSAMIALAKANKKLVLVDPKGDAYSKYKGATVLTPNRSELRQVIGQWSDEADLTKRAQSLRQELELSALLLTRSEEGMTLFTEKGTEHVRAQAREVFDVSGAGDTVIATLAVAMAAGWPLERAMALANRAGGIVVGKLGTATVSAEELQ, translated from the coding sequence ATAGAAAAAGCCGATCGCAATCAATTTAGTAAGGCGCGCTTGCTAGTGGTGGGTGATGTCATGCTAGATCGTTATTGGTTTGGAGATACTGGACGCATCTCACCCGAAGCCCCGGTGCCAGTGGTCCAGGTCGCAAAAATTGATGAACGTTTAGGCGGTGCTGCCAACGTGGCTCGCAATGCCTCTGCCTTGGGTGCGAAAACCACGATCCTCGGTGTTATTGGTCAAGATGAGGCTGGTAAGCGGGTTGAGCAGTTACTCCAAGAAAGTGGTGTCCAAAGTCAATTACAAGCTGATAGTATGGTACCCACTACAGTTAAGCTGCGAGTAATTGCTAGACAGCAGCAGCTCATTCGTCTCGACTTTGAAGAGACGCCCAGTCAAAACTCCTTGGATGAGAAGCTAAAACGTTTTGAGAGTTTGCTGCCCCAAGTAGATGTCGTCATTTTGTCTGATTATGGCAAAGGCGCATTAGAGCAAGTGTCCGCCATGATTGCTCTTGCGAAGGCGAATAAGAAACTAGTTTTAGTCGATCCCAAGGGTGATGCTTATAGCAAATACAAAGGCGCTACGGTTTTAACTCCCAATCGGAGTGAGTTGCGTCAGGTGATTGGGCAATGGAGTGATGAGGCTGATCTTACAAAAAGGGCTCAGTCCTTGCGTCAAGAACTAGAGCTTAGTGCATTGCTATTGACCCGCTCGGAAGAGGGCATGACTCTCTTTACCGAAAAGGGTACGGAACATGTTCGCGCTCAGGCGCGTGAGGTATTTGATGTCTCGGGTGCTGGAGATACCGTGATCGCTACCCTGGCAGTAGCTATGGCAGCCGGTTGGCCACTTGAGCGTGCGATGGCATTAGCAAATCGTGCAGGCGGTATAGTGGTGGGTAAGCTGGGTACAGCAACCGTTTCCGCAGAGGAGCTTCAGTGA
- the rfaD gene encoding ADP-glyceromanno-heptose 6-epimerase, giving the protein MTYIVTGAAGFVGANIVRALNARGEKNIIAVDDLRPADKYRNLADLDIADYIDKNDFLEGFDEGWFGKIKAVFHEGACSDTMETDGVFMMNNNYQYSVNLYEICTTQKVPFLYASSAATYGGSDVFVEQRQHEKPLNIYGYSKFLFDQYMRARFAERAPTAQVVGFRYFNVYGPRESHKGRMASVAFHHYHQFKTNQTVKLFGEYGGYAAGQQARDFVSVEDVVKVNMFFLDHPEKSGIFNLGTGRAQPFNDVAIATVNTMRKLKGENALPLTELVKAGLIQYIPFPDDLRGKYQCFTQADLTQLRTAGYAADFLNVEEGVSRYIAWLSANSDFLANPL; this is encoded by the coding sequence GTGACATATATCGTAACTGGCGCAGCTGGTTTTGTAGGCGCAAATATTGTGCGGGCACTGAATGCTCGTGGCGAAAAAAATATTATCGCTGTTGACGATTTGCGTCCTGCTGATAAATATCGAAATTTAGCTGATCTTGATATTGCTGATTACATCGACAAAAACGATTTCTTAGAAGGATTTGATGAGGGCTGGTTTGGGAAGATAAAGGCAGTCTTTCATGAGGGGGCCTGTTCTGACACCATGGAAACGGATGGTGTTTTTATGATGAATAACAATTATCAGTACTCCGTCAATCTATATGAGATTTGCACTACACAAAAAGTTCCATTTTTATATGCCTCATCTGCGGCAACCTATGGCGGATCGGATGTTTTTGTGGAGCAACGACAACATGAGAAGCCTTTGAATATTTACGGCTACTCTAAATTTTTATTTGATCAGTATATGCGTGCTCGTTTTGCTGAGAGAGCGCCAACCGCCCAAGTTGTTGGTTTTCGGTATTTCAATGTCTATGGCCCACGTGAATCTCACAAGGGTCGCATGGCTTCCGTAGCATTTCATCACTATCACCAATTTAAGACCAATCAAACTGTAAAACTCTTTGGTGAGTATGGAGGTTATGCAGCAGGTCAGCAGGCTCGAGACTTTGTCTCAGTTGAGGATGTCGTAAAGGTCAATATGTTCTTTCTTGATCATCCTGAGAAGAGCGGTATCTTTAATTTAGGAACGGGAAGAGCGCAACCCTTTAATGATGTAGCCATTGCTACTGTCAATACAATGCGTAAATTAAAAGGTGAGAATGCATTACCTTTAACAGAGTTAGTAAAAGCGGGTCTGATTCAGTACATTCCATTCCCGGATGACTTACGCGGTAAGTATCAATGTTTTACCCAGGCCGACCTTACTCAATTGCGGACTGCGGGTTATGCAGCAGACTTCCTAAATGTTGAGGAGGGTGTCAGCCGATACATCGCTTGGCTGTCAGCGAATTCTGATTTTTTGGCTAATCCTCTCTAA
- a CDS encoding helix-hairpin-helix domain-containing protein, with translation MGLSALINTSKNSLSKKSAIWMIALALAAPLCMNYAHSSPINVNTASQSELESIRGLGPSKAKAIIAEREKGGVFYDSYDLHSRVRGIGERSVGKLMENGLKIEGQSGYRETKSNARTESRSNRRSSKSQAKAPQTETEKPSTRKRF, from the coding sequence ATGGGTTTATCAGCACTTATCAATACATCTAAAAATAGCTTATCCAAAAAATCAGCTATTTGGATGATTGCGTTAGCGCTTGCTGCGCCACTTTGTATGAACTATGCGCATTCAAGTCCTATTAATGTGAACACTGCTAGCCAGTCAGAGCTCGAAAGTATTCGTGGTTTAGGGCCATCAAAGGCCAAAGCAATAATTGCGGAGCGAGAGAAGGGTGGCGTCTTTTATGATTCCTATGATTTGCATTCACGGGTGCGCGGCATTGGTGAGCGATCGGTTGGTAAGCTGATGGAGAATGGTTTAAAGATTGAGGGACAGAGCGGGTATCGTGAGACCAAAAGTAATGCGCGTACAGAGTCACGATCAAACCGGAGAAGTTCCAAGAGCCAAGCTAAAGCGCCTCAGACTGAGACCGAGAAGCCGAGTACGCGTAAACGGTTTTGA
- the cysM gene encoding cysteine synthase CysM gives MTQSNPAHSLYPTISQTIGNTPLVRLQRIPGMENERRGNIILGKLEGNNPAGSVKDRPALSMILHAQERGDIKPGDTLIEATSGNTGIAIAMVGAMLGYKIILVMPENQSLERRQSMAAYGAELILTSSSGGMELARDYAEQLQKEGRGKLLDQFANTDNPRAHIETTGPEIWRDTHGQITHFVSAMGTTGTITGVSTYLKSMNPEIQIIGGQPEDGSQIPGIRKWAPAYLPKIYQGERVDRIEYVTQAEAEEMARRMAKEEGIFCGISAAGALVIALRVARTVENATIVFIVCDRGDRYLSTGVFPA, from the coding sequence ATGACTCAATCAAACCCTGCTCATTCCCTATATCCAACTATTTCTCAAACCATTGGGAATACACCCTTGGTTCGCTTACAGCGTATTCCAGGAATGGAGAATGAGCGCCGTGGCAATATCATTCTGGGCAAATTAGAAGGTAATAATCCTGCGGGGTCGGTGAAAGACCGCCCCGCACTTTCAATGATCTTGCATGCACAAGAGCGCGGTGATATTAAGCCTGGCGATACCTTAATTGAGGCCACCAGTGGTAATACAGGCATTGCAATCGCCATGGTTGGCGCAATGTTAGGTTACAAAATTATTTTGGTCATGCCTGAGAATCAAAGTCTAGAGCGTAGGCAGAGTATGGCGGCTTATGGGGCCGAGTTAATTTTGACCTCTAGTTCTGGAGGCATGGAGTTAGCCCGTGATTATGCCGAGCAATTGCAAAAAGAAGGGCGCGGCAAACTTCTGGATCAATTTGCTAATACAGATAATCCCCGCGCTCATATTGAAACCACCGGCCCCGAGATCTGGCGTGATACACATGGGCAAATCACTCATTTTGTGTCGGCGATGGGAACGACGGGAACCATTACTGGGGTCTCCACTTACCTAAAGTCAATGAATCCCGAGATACAAATTATTGGTGGGCAGCCGGAGGATGGTTCCCAAATTCCGGGGATTCGTAAATGGGCACCAGCATATCTTCCTAAAATCTATCAAGGGGAGCGGGTAGATCGTATTGAGTATGTGACCCAGGCTGAAGCTGAAGAGATGGCACGTCGCATGGCTAAAGAGGAAGGGATTTTCTGTGGAATCTCAGCAGCTGGCGCATTGGTGATTGCATTGCGTGTCGCACGAACAGTTGAGAACGCAACGATTGTCTTTATTGTGTGTGATCGCGGTGATCGTTATTTATCGACAGGCGTATTTCCTGCATAA
- a CDS encoding lytic murein transglycosylase: MRTLSYLSILGLSLILGACATPTPTPITQEGSASTKLEEVSEPPVDPKTEANYQEQLRALIAEVSKSHSIPLESLELGFRDSKNLSQIKKLVAPPPVTFQKNWRVYRSRFVEPVRIKAGLTFIEQNRSALVAAEQESGVPYQVIAAIIGVETIYGRQMGNFRVKDVLTSLSFDYPEAPNRPARQALFRDQLKDLIALCWRDANRKQEGFNRCLNQSSSYAGAIGLPQFMPGSILQFAKDGDNNGIIDLRKSNRDAIFSVANFLKVHGWQAGMPIYFPTIINEQTRPKIMELADGQPIAKLTVNQLIELGILDPKQGDLLQGGVESNSKALIVDLPSPGNRQDPEVEYVVGLANFLSIVNYNRSYFYAQSVAEFAESLGYSNKSVFPVQEQGTQKRAKEQQKPKKQEKKVKKLKKTENPAN, from the coding sequence TTGAGAACACTATCCTACCTATCGATTTTAGGGCTGAGCCTTATTTTGGGGGCCTGCGCCACCCCCACCCCCACTCCAATTACCCAAGAAGGTTCGGCCTCTACCAAATTAGAAGAGGTATCAGAACCTCCTGTTGATCCAAAAACAGAGGCAAACTACCAAGAGCAGTTACGGGCATTAATCGCCGAGGTCTCCAAAAGTCACTCAATTCCTCTAGAAAGCCTTGAACTGGGCTTTCGGGATAGCAAAAACTTAAGCCAGATTAAGAAACTCGTTGCCCCTCCTCCGGTCACTTTTCAGAAGAATTGGCGGGTTTATCGCAGTCGTTTTGTGGAACCCGTTCGGATTAAGGCAGGCCTCACCTTTATTGAACAAAACCGTTCAGCCTTAGTGGCAGCAGAGCAAGAAAGTGGGGTGCCCTATCAGGTCATTGCAGCCATTATTGGTGTTGAAACAATCTATGGCCGCCAAATGGGTAACTTTAGAGTGAAAGATGTCCTAACGAGCCTTTCCTTTGACTACCCAGAGGCTCCAAACCGACCTGCTCGTCAGGCCTTATTTAGGGATCAATTAAAAGATTTGATTGCCCTATGTTGGCGAGATGCGAATCGCAAACAAGAAGGCTTTAACCGCTGTCTTAATCAAAGTAGCTCCTACGCCGGTGCCATTGGCCTTCCACAATTTATGCCGGGCAGTATCTTGCAATTTGCTAAGGATGGCGATAACAACGGAATTATTGATTTGCGTAAAAGTAATAGAGATGCAATCTTTAGCGTAGCCAACTTTCTTAAAGTACATGGTTGGCAGGCTGGTATGCCAATCTACTTTCCTACCATAATCAATGAGCAGACGCGGCCCAAGATTATGGAGCTGGCGGATGGTCAACCCATTGCTAAATTAACGGTCAACCAGTTAATAGAGTTAGGCATCCTAGACCCTAAGCAAGGCGATCTTCTTCAAGGTGGGGTTGAATCCAACAGTAAGGCTCTTATTGTTGATCTTCCATCCCCTGGCAATAGACAGGATCCTGAAGTGGAATATGTCGTGGGTCTTGCCAACTTCTTGAGTATCGTCAACTACAACCGTAGCTATTTTTATGCACAGAGTGTTGCGGAGTTTGCAGAGTCGCTTGGCTATAGCAATAAAAGCGTCTTCCCCGTTCAGGAGCAAGGCACTCAAAAGCGAGCAAAGGAGCAGCAAAAGCCTAAGAAACAGGAAAAGAAAGTGAAAAAGCTTAAGAAGACTGAGAATCCTGCAAACTGA
- a CDS encoding histone deacetylase family protein, whose product MTTAYISHPDFMKHEMGCHHPECPERIQAIEDQLIQSRLDGHLKRIDPPLATEADITRVHSEDHLAFIKSKAPTSGYAMIDGDTIMNSSTWNVSLRAAGAAIAAVDAVMKGEVNNAFCAIRPPGHHAEPHRSMGFCVFNTIAIATRYAIEQYDLDRVTVIDFDVHHGNGTEAAFIDDPHVLMCSFFQHPFYPYSGLEGGDNMVNIPLPASTSGKLVREMINKIWIPRLQEFKPQLIMISAGFDAHREDDLGQMGLVEDDYVWITQQLMNVANQSCDGKIVSCLEGGYNLSALGRSVAAHLKTLAEL is encoded by the coding sequence ATGACGACAGCCTATATCAGTCATCCCGATTTTATGAAACACGAGATGGGGTGCCATCATCCCGAGTGTCCCGAGCGTATCCAAGCTATTGAAGATCAATTAATTCAGAGTCGCTTAGATGGCCATTTAAAACGAATTGACCCACCTCTGGCAACTGAGGCTGATATTACCCGTGTGCATAGCGAGGATCACTTGGCATTCATAAAAAGTAAGGCTCCAACGAGTGGCTACGCCATGATCGATGGTGATACGATCATGAACAGCTCAACCTGGAATGTCTCTTTGCGTGCCGCTGGAGCTGCTATTGCAGCGGTAGACGCAGTGATGAAGGGCGAGGTTAATAACGCCTTTTGTGCAATTCGCCCCCCAGGACATCATGCAGAGCCCCATCGCTCAATGGGCTTTTGTGTTTTTAATACCATTGCCATTGCAACCCGATACGCGATTGAGCAGTATGACCTAGATCGAGTTACCGTGATTGATTTTGATGTACATCATGGCAACGGTACCGAAGCAGCATTTATCGATGACCCCCATGTGCTCATGTGTAGCTTCTTTCAGCACCCGTTCTATCCCTACAGTGGTTTGGAGGGTGGGGATAATATGGTGAACATCCCCTTGCCAGCCAGTACAAGCGGAAAGCTTGTTCGAGAGATGATTAATAAGATATGGATTCCACGCCTGCAAGAGTTCAAACCTCAATTGATTATGATCTCCGCAGGCTTTGATGCCCACCGAGAGGATGATTTGGGGCAAATGGGCTTAGTAGAGGATGATTATGTGTGGATTACACAGCAGCTCATGAATGTTGCCAATCAGTCTTGCGATGGAAAAATTGTTAGCTGCCTCGAGGGTGGCTATAACCTATCCGCATTGGGTAGGAGTGTTGCTGCTCATTTGAAGACCTTGGCTGAGCTCTAA
- a CDS encoding electron transfer flavoprotein subunit beta/FixA family protein has translation MKVLVSVKRVVDYNVKVRVKSDQSGVDIANVKMSMNPFDEIAVEEAVRLKEAGIVSEVIVFSAGPQQCQETLRTALAIGADRAILLETDTELQPLAVAKLLQAIYQKEQVQLIILGKQAIDDDSNQTGQMLAALLNLPQATFASKVSIADGKAQVTREVDGGLETVSISLPAVITTDLRLNEPRYVTLPNIMKAKKKQLDVLKPEDLGVDIAPRLKTIRVEEPPKRIAGIKVPDVASLIDKLKNEAKVL, from the coding sequence ATGAAGGTCTTGGTATCCGTTAAGCGAGTTGTTGATTACAACGTCAAAGTGCGCGTGAAGTCAGATCAATCCGGGGTTGATATTGCGAATGTAAAGATGAGCATGAACCCGTTTGATGAGATCGCCGTTGAAGAGGCCGTTCGACTTAAAGAGGCAGGTATCGTCAGTGAGGTTATTGTTTTCTCCGCTGGCCCTCAACAGTGTCAAGAGACCTTGCGTACCGCTCTCGCGATTGGCGCTGACCGCGCTATATTGTTAGAAACCGATACCGAGCTCCAGCCGCTAGCAGTTGCAAAATTACTGCAAGCGATTTACCAAAAAGAGCAAGTGCAACTGATTATTTTAGGAAAACAAGCGATTGATGATGATAGTAATCAGACCGGTCAAATGCTTGCGGCTTTACTGAACCTTCCCCAAGCAACTTTTGCCTCAAAAGTAAGCATTGCAGATGGCAAGGCTCAGGTAACTCGCGAGGTGGATGGCGGCCTTGAGACCGTATCGATTTCATTACCAGCCGTGATCACAACTGATTTACGCTTAAATGAGCCTCGGTATGTAACTCTGCCAAACATCATGAAGGCCAAGAAAAAGCAGCTAGATGTTCTTAAGCCAGAGGATTTGGGGGTTGATATTGCGCCTCGTTTGAAAACGATTCGGGTGGAAGAGCCCCCAAAGCGCATTGCAGGCATCAAAGTACCAGATGTGGCTAGCCTGATCGATAAATTAAAAAACGAAGCAAAGGTTCTATAA